In the genome of Heterodontus francisci isolate sHetFra1 unplaced genomic scaffold, sHetFra1.hap1 HAP1_SCAFFOLD_159, whole genome shotgun sequence, one region contains:
- the LOC137361376 gene encoding scavenger receptor cysteine-rich type 1 protein M130-like, translated as MADVECSGTEAALRDCESDQWDQYSWPHSDDAGVICSGKPELRLVGGMDRCSGRVEVLHGHQWGTLCDLYFDMEDAKVVCEHLQCGAVNSIPEGARFGKGTGAVWKENYRCLGNETRLWDCPVSSWEQFSFSHENDAGVICTDHVQLTLSDGGSPCTGRVEIYYNGTWGSVCDDSWDLADADVVCKQLGCGKALDMALPASCGPGSGPVWLDELKCSSNESFLWKCPSASWGNHDCSHKEDVRVMCSEHKELQLVNGKHRCEGRVEVFYNGTWGTVCSDTFDGPDAEVICKQLQCGPLCSIDYYTQSFGEGSGTIWLDGMKCISHESFLWQCQTESWGKHNCEHRDDAGVVCSEANVAKEQLHRSEDCIREYDCKRVLSPDSGQWLRLFGSKTNCSGRVEILCNNIWGTVCDDSWDMADANVVCRQLGCSHALLAPGGATFSQGDGVIWLDDVKCTGSECSLADCPSSSPAQSDCDHKEDASVICSGLDVPPIVFPSTSAEQGYKTTSILVAGCFGVLLISVLISLIVVVQKKVTQKRFCHEWQGFTGWFVPCSL; from the exons ATGGCTGATGTAGAGTGCAGCGgaaccgaggccgctctgcgggactgcGAATCGGATCAATGGGATCAATATTCCTGGCCACACTCcgatgatgccggcgtcatctgctcag gaAAACCTGAACTTCGATTGGTTGGTGGGATGGACAGATGCTCCGgtcgggtggaggtgctacatggacaccagtgggggacgctgtgtgacctttactttgatatggaagacgccaaaGTGGTCTGTGAGCACTTACAGTGTGGGGCAGTAAACTCAATCCCGGAAGGAGCCCGCTTTGGAAAGGGTACTGGTgcagtgtggaaggaaaattacaggtgtctggggaacgagacgcgattgtgggattgtcctgtttcatcctgggaacagtttagcttctcCCATGAAAACGATGCaggtgtcatctgtacgg accacgtgcagttaacgctctctgacggtggaagcccatgtactggccgagtggagatttattacaatgggacatggggctcagtttgtgatgattcctgggatctggcggacgctgacgtggtttgcaaacagctgggttgtggaaaggcattggacatggcacttcctgcatcttgtggaccaggctcagggccagtttggttggatgaactgaagtgttccagtaacgaatcatttctctggaaatgtccctcagcatcgtggggtaaccacgactgttctcataaagaagatgtgagggtcatgtgttcag agcacaaagagctgcagcTAGTGAATGGGaaacatcgctgtgaggggagagtggaagtgttctacaatggcacctggggaacagtgtgctcagatacatttgatggacctgatgcagaagtgatttgtaaacagttacagtgcggtcctctctgttctatcgattattacactcagtcattcggagaaggatccggaaccatttggctcgatgggatgaaGTGTATTTCAcatgaatcgttcctttggcagtgtcaaacagaatcgtggggtaaacacaactgtgaacacagggacgaTGCTGgagttgtttgttcag aagcgaATGTAGCAAAGGAGCAGCTCCATAGAtcagaggactgcattcgagaatatgattgtaaacgtgtgctttcaccag attcgggacaatggttgcgcctgtttggaagtaaaaccaactgctccgggagagtggagatattgtgcaataacatctggggcacggtgtgtgatgactcctgggatatggccgatgccaatgttgtctgcaggcaGCTGGGTTGTAgccacgctctattggccccaggaggggctactttctcccagggtgacggtgttatctggctggatgatgtgaagtgcaccggaagcgaatgttctctggccgactgtccttcctcatcgccagctcaatctgactgtgatcacaaggaagatgccagtgtgatttgttccg gactcgatgtgcctccaattgttttcccgtccacatctgcag aacagggatataaaactacttccatcctcgtTGCgggctgcttcggagtcctgctaatctctgtgttgatctcactgatagtGGTTGTACAGAAAAAAGTCActcagaagag gttctgtcacgagtggcaagggttcaccggctggtttgtaccatgcagtttatga